In Achromobacter xylosoxidans A8, a single window of DNA contains:
- a CDS encoding sodium:solute symporter family protein: MLTQSSALMWLLLFSGGFALASVLYTRRKRGTLEDYIVARNSQGAFGTILTLMASTLGAWILFSPAQAATWGGLAAVIGYALGSMSPRLVMIPLGRRMRELIPHGHTLTEFLMARYGRPMYGLALFIMLFYLFIALSAEVTAIAKLVTMLAPVPLWATAAIVMGTTLLYTTYGGLRSSIFTDQVQMMVIVPLLVILCLVGWQAAGGAMPTIEALQAKAPQLLDLTDPVGIKAGLTFFVAILLTGIFHQGNWQRIYAARDARSMRNGFLLGGLLVAPFIFLMGLFGLAFVGLAPQGDSSIALFSVIMPHAPAWFVIALIPLGLSLVMSTADTAISAVSSIIAVDMRRLMPNAKSMTMKRLARWLVLLMAIPVMIVASQGYSVLYLFLLADLLCSAAAFPVFYGLFSRKHDGLTATVATISGLVAGLFFFPAPGDKPSFLLESFLLAAVVPVATTVLMRCLLRGRKEFDFSTLSAAVRRLDQDPV, translated from the coding sequence ATGTTGACCCAATCAAGCGCCCTGATGTGGCTGCTGCTGTTTTCTGGCGGCTTCGCCTTGGCCAGCGTGCTGTACACGCGGCGCAAGCGTGGCACGCTGGAGGACTATATCGTTGCCCGCAACAGCCAGGGCGCCTTCGGCACCATCCTGACCTTGATGGCCTCGACCTTGGGCGCCTGGATCCTGTTCTCGCCCGCGCAAGCGGCGACCTGGGGCGGCCTGGCGGCGGTGATCGGCTACGCCCTGGGATCGATGTCGCCGCGCCTGGTCATGATTCCGCTGGGGCGGCGCATGCGCGAACTGATTCCGCACGGACACACCCTGACGGAATTCCTGATGGCGCGCTACGGCCGGCCCATGTATGGGCTGGCGCTGTTCATCATGCTGTTCTATCTCTTCATCGCGCTGTCGGCCGAAGTCACGGCGATCGCCAAGCTGGTCACCATGCTGGCGCCTGTGCCGCTGTGGGCCACCGCCGCCATCGTGATGGGCACCACCTTGCTCTACACCACCTACGGCGGTCTGCGTTCGTCGATCTTCACGGACCAGGTGCAGATGATGGTGATCGTGCCCTTGCTGGTGATCCTGTGCCTGGTCGGCTGGCAGGCCGCGGGCGGCGCCATGCCCACCATCGAAGCGCTGCAGGCCAAGGCGCCGCAGCTGCTGGACCTGACCGATCCGGTGGGCATCAAGGCCGGGCTGACCTTCTTCGTCGCCATCCTGCTGACCGGCATCTTCCACCAGGGCAATTGGCAACGCATCTACGCCGCGCGCGACGCGCGCTCGATGCGCAACGGCTTCCTGCTGGGCGGCTTGCTGGTCGCGCCCTTCATCTTCCTCATGGGACTGTTCGGACTGGCCTTCGTTGGCCTGGCGCCCCAGGGCGACAGCTCCATCGCGCTTTTCAGCGTCATCATGCCGCACGCGCCCGCGTGGTTCGTGATCGCCCTGATTCCGCTGGGGCTGTCGCTGGTCATGAGCACAGCGGACACGGCGATCAGCGCCGTCTCCAGCATCATCGCGGTCGACATGCGCCGCCTGATGCCCAACGCCAAGTCCATGACCATGAAGCGCCTGGCGCGCTGGCTGGTGCTGCTGATGGCCATTCCGGTCATGATCGTGGCTTCGCAGGGTTACAGCGTGCTGTACCTGTTCCTGCTGGCCGACCTGCTTTGTTCCGCCGCCGCGTTCCCGGTCTTCTATGGCCTGTTCAGCCGCAAGCACGACGGCCTCACCGCAACCGTCGCCACCATCTCGGGCCTCGTGGCTGGCTTGTTTTTCTTTCCGGCGCCGGGCGACAAGCCCTCGTTCCTGCTGGAGTCCTTCTTGCTGGCCGCGGTGGTGCCGGTAGCGACCACGGTGCTGATGCGCTGCCTGCTGCGCGGCCGCAAGGAATTCGATTTCTCGACCTTGAGCGCGGCGGTGCGCCGGCTGGATCAGGATCCGGTCTGA
- a CDS encoding AMP-binding protein has product MSDLGLEGVPRIPALLARAARDYPERAALVYGTRRLDYRRYAAEVWAAARHLRVQAAPGSRVATLLGNSDLACVLTLALQCSGNQHVPLNPLYTARELEFILRDAQAELLIADAPSAAVAAPLAATLGIRLVTEDEARAWMEPAPGDEDSPQDDADALAPALLQYTGGTTGQPKGVILGRDAIATNVLQRELALPTRYGADSVLCAMPLFHSYGMAMGLFLAASAAATLVLLPRYRPDDVCDTVERERITLFPGSPTIYTGLLSHPRFAATDWSSVRACYSGSAPLAEEVHRRWEAAVGAPIYEGYGQTEAGPILTYNGPAGTRHGSVGTPVANTEVQVVDLETGTVVLPPGQRGEIRARGPQIMQGYLARPDATAETLRDGWLYTGDIGEYAEDGFLYIRDRKKDLVISGGYNVYPREIDEVLYLHPDVAEAAAVGWPDSYRGEVIRAFVVLRAGAAVDEAGLIAHCQSNLARYKVPAVISILDALPYTGANKVDKKALRAP; this is encoded by the coding sequence GCCCTGGTCTATGGCACGCGCCGCCTCGACTACCGGCGCTACGCCGCCGAAGTCTGGGCGGCCGCCCGCCATCTGCGGGTCCAGGCTGCCCCGGGCTCGCGGGTCGCAACGCTGCTGGGCAACTCGGACCTGGCCTGCGTGTTGACGCTGGCGCTGCAATGCTCGGGCAACCAGCACGTGCCCCTGAACCCACTCTACACGGCGCGCGAGCTGGAGTTCATCCTGCGCGACGCGCAGGCCGAACTGTTGATAGCCGATGCGCCGTCGGCCGCCGTCGCGGCACCCCTGGCTGCGACGCTAGGTATCCGGCTGGTCACGGAGGACGAGGCCCGCGCGTGGATGGAGCCCGCGCCTGGCGACGAGGATTCTCCGCAGGACGACGCCGATGCCCTGGCACCGGCCTTATTGCAGTACACCGGCGGCACGACCGGGCAGCCCAAGGGCGTGATCCTCGGGCGCGACGCCATCGCCACCAATGTGCTCCAACGGGAACTGGCCCTGCCCACCCGCTACGGCGCCGACAGCGTGCTTTGCGCCATGCCGCTGTTCCATTCCTACGGCATGGCCATGGGACTGTTCCTGGCCGCCAGCGCCGCAGCCACGCTGGTGCTGCTGCCGCGCTACCGGCCCGACGACGTCTGCGACACAGTGGAGCGTGAGCGCATCACCTTGTTTCCCGGCAGCCCTACCATCTACACCGGCTTGCTGTCGCATCCGCGCTTCGCGGCCACCGACTGGTCCAGCGTGCGCGCCTGCTATTCAGGATCCGCGCCGCTGGCCGAAGAGGTGCACCGGCGCTGGGAGGCCGCCGTGGGCGCGCCGATCTACGAAGGCTATGGCCAGACCGAAGCCGGCCCCATCCTCACCTACAACGGTCCGGCCGGAACCCGGCATGGCTCGGTCGGCACTCCTGTCGCGAACACGGAAGTGCAGGTGGTCGATCTGGAAACGGGGACGGTCGTGCTGCCGCCCGGCCAGCGCGGCGAAATCCGCGCGCGCGGACCGCAGATCATGCAAGGCTATCTGGCCAGGCCCGACGCCACCGCCGAAACGCTGCGCGACGGCTGGCTATACACGGGCGACATCGGCGAGTACGCGGAAGACGGTTTCCTGTACATCCGCGACCGCAAGAAGGACCTGGTGATTTCCGGCGGCTACAACGTGTATCCCCGCGAGATCGACGAGGTGCTGTACCTGCATCCGGACGTGGCCGAAGCCGCTGCAGTGGGCTGGCCGGACAGCTACCGCGGCGAGGTCATCCGCGCCTTCGTGGTCCTGCGGGCGGGCGCGGCCGTCGATGAAGCCGGGCTGATCGCGCACTGCCAATCCAATCTGGCGCGCTACAAGGTGCCGGCCGTGATCAGCATCCTGGACGCCCTGCCCTACACGGGCGCCAACAAGGTGGACAAGAAAGCGCTACGCGCGCCGTAA